A genomic stretch from Haemophilus parainfluenzae ATCC 33392 includes:
- the ilvM gene encoding acetolactate synthase 2 small subunit translates to MNQYTFDLIAQHRPEVLERVLRVIRLRGFTVTNMDMILVDTQVQLKITVKSDRTFDLLVNQLAKLPDVIEIK, encoded by the coding sequence ATGAACCAATATACTTTTGACTTGATCGCTCAACATCGCCCAGAGGTTTTAGAACGTGTATTACGCGTAATTCGTTTACGTGGTTTCACAGTGACTAATATGGATATGATCTTGGTAGACACCCAAGTGCAGTTAAAAATCACTGTAAAATCTGACCGCACTTTTGATTTGTTGGTGAATCAGTTGGCGAAGTTACCGGATGTGATTGAAATTAAGTAA
- the ilvA gene encoding threonine ammonia-lyase, biosynthetic has product MKNLLTNPQPSQSDYINAIVKFGSRVYEAATVTPLQKMGKLSDRLHNNIWIKREDRQPVNSFKLRGAYAMISSLSDEQKQSGVIAASAGNHAQGVALSAKQLGLKALIVMPQNTPSIKVDAVRGFGGEVLLHGANFDEAKAKAIELSKSKHMTFIPPFDHPLVIAGQGTLAMEMLQQVADLDYVFVQVGGGGLAAGVAILLKQFMPEIKVIGVESKDSACLNAALEKGEPTDLAHVGLFADGVAVKRIGDETFRLCQKYLDGMVLVDSDEVCAAMKDLFENVRAVAEPSGALGLAGLKKYVKQNNLEGKNMAAILSGANLNFHTLRYVSERCEIGENREALLAVTMPEQPGSFLKFAHVIGNRAVTEFSYRYADNQKACIFVGVRTANEAEKAEIIADLTKNGFDVEDMSDDDIAKTHVRYLMGGRVSNHHERLYSFEFPEQKGALLKFLEILGKRWNISLFHYRAHGADYGNILAAFQLGEKDNAEFEKALAELGYVYEDVSESKAYRYFLR; this is encoded by the coding sequence ATGAAAAATCTACTTACCAATCCTCAACCCTCTCAATCGGATTACATTAACGCGATTGTCAAATTTGGCTCCAGAGTATATGAAGCCGCTACCGTAACCCCGCTACAAAAAATGGGCAAATTATCTGATCGCCTACATAATAATATTTGGATTAAGCGTGAAGACCGACAGCCAGTAAATAGCTTTAAACTGCGTGGCGCCTATGCAATGATATCCAGCCTTTCTGATGAACAAAAACAGTCAGGTGTCATTGCTGCTTCTGCGGGTAATCATGCTCAGGGTGTTGCTTTATCAGCAAAACAGCTTGGATTAAAAGCATTAATTGTTATGCCACAAAATACACCGAGTATCAAAGTGGATGCAGTTCGCGGTTTTGGTGGTGAAGTGTTGTTACATGGAGCCAATTTTGATGAAGCCAAAGCTAAAGCCATTGAGCTTTCAAAATCTAAACATATGACATTTATCCCGCCTTTTGATCATCCATTGGTTATTGCTGGTCAAGGTACATTGGCGATGGAAATGCTCCAACAAGTTGCTGATTTAGATTATGTCTTTGTGCAAGTTGGTGGTGGTGGCCTTGCGGCTGGCGTAGCCATTTTGCTCAAACAATTTATGCCGGAAATTAAAGTCATTGGTGTCGAGTCCAAAGATTCAGCTTGTTTGAATGCAGCCTTAGAAAAGGGTGAACCTACAGATCTAGCACATGTTGGGCTATTTGCCGATGGCGTAGCAGTAAAACGTATTGGTGATGAAACATTCCGTTTATGTCAAAAATATTTAGATGGTATGGTATTGGTAGACAGCGATGAAGTTTGTGCGGCAATGAAAGATTTATTTGAAAACGTGCGTGCTGTCGCAGAGCCATCTGGTGCCTTAGGATTAGCTGGTTTGAAGAAATACGTGAAACAAAACAATTTGGAAGGCAAAAATATGGCGGCAATTCTATCTGGCGCCAACCTTAACTTCCATACATTGCGTTATGTTTCAGAACGTTGTGAAATTGGTGAAAACCGTGAAGCTTTATTGGCGGTAACGATGCCTGAACAACCAGGCAGCTTTTTAAAATTTGCTCATGTCATCGGAAACCGTGCAGTAACAGAATTCAGTTATCGTTATGCAGATAATCAAAAAGCCTGTATTTTCGTTGGTGTGCGCACGGCTAATGAAGCTGAAAAAGCAGAAATTATTGCTGATTTAACGAAAAATGGCTTTGATGTAGAAGATATGTCTGATGATGATATTGCGAAAACTCACGTGCGTTATTTAATGGGTGGACGAGTTTCTAATCATCATGAACGACTTTATAGCTTTGAATTTCCAGAACAAAAAGGCGCTTTACTTAAATTCTTAGAAATTTTGGGTAAACGTTGGAATATTTCATTATTCCATTATCGTGCACATGGAGCTGATTACGGTAATATTCTTGCGGCTTTCCAATTAGGCGAAAAAGATAACGCAGAATTTGAAAAAGCTTTAGCTGAACTCGGCTATGTTTATGAAGATGTGAGTGAAAGTAAAGCGTATCGATATTTCTTACGATAA
- the ilvD gene encoding dihydroxy-acid dehydratase, with protein sequence MPKLRSATSTQGRNMAGARALWRATGMKENDFGKPIIAVVNSFTQFVPGHVHLKDMGQLVAAEIEKAGGVAKEFNTIAVDDGIAMGHGGMLYSLPSRDLIADSVEYMVNAHCADAMVCISNCDKITPGMLMAAMRLNIPTIFVSGGPMEAGKTKLSDQLIRLDLVDAMIEAADPNVSDERIDAIERSACPTCGSCSGMFTANSMNCLTEALGLSLPGNGSMLATHADRKELFLKAGRQIVELCKRYYEQDDESVLPRSIGTFEAFENAMSLDIAMGGSSNTVLHLLAAAQEAGVDFKMADIDRLSRVVPCLSKIAPNTNKYHMEDVHRAGGIMGLLGELDRAGLIHRDTKTVLGTTLEEQLNQYDIIRNKDEELHKFFRAGPAGIRTTQAFSQDCRWDSVDDDRVSGCIRNKENAISQEGGLAVLFGNIAKDGCIVKTAGVDESIWKFTGRAIVFESQEDAVAGILGSKVKEGHVVVIRYEGPKGGPGMQEMLYPTSYLKSMGLGKKCALLTDGRFSGGTSGLSIGHASPEAASGGAIGLVYDDDIIEIDIPNRAINLKISDEELAKRRTEQDAKGWQPANREREVSFALKVFGHFATSADKGAVRDKSLLK encoded by the coding sequence ATGCCAAAACTACGTTCAGCGACCAGTACTCAGGGTCGTAATATGGCGGGTGCACGTGCCTTATGGCGTGCAACAGGGATGAAAGAAAATGACTTTGGTAAACCGATTATTGCGGTGGTGAACTCTTTCACCCAATTCGTACCTGGGCATGTTCATTTAAAAGATATGGGACAACTGGTTGCAGCTGAAATTGAAAAAGCTGGCGGCGTAGCAAAAGAATTCAATACCATTGCGGTAGATGATGGTATCGCGATGGGCCACGGTGGGATGCTTTATTCTTTACCAAGCCGTGATTTAATCGCAGATAGCGTGGAATATATGGTTAATGCACACTGTGCTGATGCGATGGTGTGTATTTCCAACTGTGACAAAATCACCCCAGGAATGTTAATGGCAGCAATGCGTTTGAACATTCCAACTATCTTCGTTTCAGGCGGCCCAATGGAAGCGGGTAAAACAAAATTATCTGATCAACTTATTCGCTTAGATTTAGTGGATGCGATGATTGAGGCGGCAGATCCAAATGTAAGTGATGAGCGTATTGATGCGATTGAGCGCAGCGCTTGCCCAACCTGTGGTTCTTGCTCAGGAATGTTTACCGCAAACTCTATGAACTGCTTAACGGAAGCCTTAGGTTTATCTTTACCGGGCAATGGCTCGATGTTAGCGACCCATGCTGACCGTAAAGAATTATTCTTAAAAGCTGGTCGTCAAATTGTTGAGCTTTGCAAACGCTATTACGAGCAAGACGATGAAAGCGTATTGCCACGTTCAATCGGCACCTTTGAAGCTTTTGAAAACGCTATGAGCTTAGATATTGCGATGGGTGGTTCAAGTAATACCGTTTTACACTTATTAGCGGCTGCTCAAGAAGCGGGTGTAGATTTCAAAATGGCGGATATTGACCGCTTATCACGCGTTGTGCCTTGCTTAAGCAAAATTGCACCAAACACCAATAAATACCACATGGAAGATGTGCACCGTGCAGGTGGCATTATGGGCTTATTAGGTGAATTAGATCGTGCAGGTTTAATCCATCGCGATACCAAAACCGTATTAGGAACAACACTAGAAGAACAATTAAATCAATACGATATTATTCGCAATAAAGACGAGGAATTACACAAATTCTTCCGTGCCGGACCTGCAGGTATTCGTACCACGCAAGCCTTCTCACAAGATTGTCGTTGGGATAGCGTAGATGATGACCGTGTAAGTGGATGTATCCGTAACAAAGAAAATGCCATTTCTCAAGAAGGTGGTCTAGCGGTATTGTTCGGTAACATCGCTAAAGATGGTTGTATCGTAAAAACGGCGGGTGTAGATGAGTCTATCTGGAAATTTACCGGTCGAGCAATCGTATTTGAAAGCCAAGAAGATGCGGTAGCCGGTATTTTAGGTAGCAAAGTGAAAGAAGGTCATGTAGTAGTCATTCGCTACGAAGGTCCAAAAGGCGGCCCAGGTATGCAAGAAATGTTATACCCAACCAGCTATTTAAAATCCATGGGCTTAGGTAAAAAATGTGCTTTATTAACAGATGGTCGTTTCTCTGGTGGTACATCTGGTTTATCTATCGGTCACGCTTCACCTGAAGCGGCTTCTGGCGGTGCGATCGGCTTAGTATATGATGACGATATTATCGAAATCGATATTCCAAATCGTGCGATTAATCTCAAAATCAGCGATGAAGAATTAGCAAAACGCCGTACCGAGCAAGATGCCAAAGGCTGGCAACCAGCTAACCGTGAACGTGAAGTGTCTTTTGCATTAAAAGTATTTGGTCACTTTGCAACATCTGCGGATAAAGGTGCTGTGCGTGATAAAAGTCTATTAAAATAA
- the ilvG gene encoding acetolactate synthase 2 catalytic subunit, protein MTGAQLIIECLKAHGVTDLFGYPGGAIMPTYDAIYDSGLDHLLCRNEQGAAIAAIGYARSTGKVGVCVATSGPGATNLITGLGDAFADSVPIVAFTGQVAAPLIGTDAFQEADVLGLSLACTKHSYIVQSIEELPEIIASAFQIAQSGRPGPVLIDVPRNIQVSDVPEHVKPIVKPVVKPTALSELKLTEAKALLAQAKKPVLYVGGGVGMAKATQAVNKFLQITKMPSVSTLKGLGSIDPTDPVYMGMIGMHGTKAANVAVQECDLLLVCGARFDDRVTGKLDSFAPHAKVIHCDIDAAEINKLRVANVALQGDLIQALEALSIPLEINDWRAHIQALKAKLDFTYIDNAGSRPIDPWSLLNTLSQRKPQNAVICTDVGQHQMWSAQHMRHFAPENYITSAGFGTMGFGLPAAVGAKKARPHDEVILVTGDGSLMMNIQELGSIKRGKLPVKILLLDNQRLGMVRQWQDLFWNKRRSETILEDNPDFVMLAKAFDIPAERIEQADEVDEALNRLLNSETAYLLQVCIPPDECVWPLVPPGACNADMLEEI, encoded by the coding sequence ATGACAGGCGCACAACTCATTATCGAATGTTTAAAAGCGCACGGTGTAACCGATCTTTTCGGCTACCCAGGCGGGGCAATCATGCCAACCTATGATGCCATCTATGACTCAGGTCTTGACCATCTCCTTTGTCGTAACGAACAAGGTGCCGCAATAGCTGCGATTGGTTATGCGCGCTCTACTGGCAAAGTCGGCGTTTGCGTGGCAACCTCTGGCCCAGGTGCAACCAATTTAATTACCGGTTTAGGCGATGCCTTTGCTGACTCTGTACCAATCGTGGCATTTACTGGCCAAGTGGCTGCTCCCCTTATCGGTACCGATGCTTTCCAAGAAGCCGATGTTTTAGGTTTATCTCTTGCTTGCACCAAGCACAGCTACATTGTGCAATCCATCGAAGAACTCCCCGAAATTATTGCCTCTGCTTTCCAAATTGCACAAAGTGGCAGACCAGGTCCAGTTCTCATTGATGTGCCTCGTAATATCCAAGTGAGCGATGTACCTGAACATGTAAAACCTATTGTCAAACCAGTCGTAAAACCAACCGCACTTTCAGAATTAAAATTAACTGAAGCAAAAGCATTATTGGCGCAAGCAAAAAAACCGGTGCTTTATGTAGGCGGCGGTGTAGGTATGGCGAAAGCCACACAAGCGGTCAACAAATTCCTACAAATCACCAAAATGCCATCCGTTTCAACATTGAAAGGTTTAGGCTCAATTGACCCAACCGATCCCGTTTATATGGGCATGATTGGTATGCACGGCACAAAAGCCGCAAACGTTGCCGTACAAGAATGTGATTTATTGTTAGTGTGCGGTGCACGTTTTGATGACCGTGTGACCGGTAAATTAGACAGTTTTGCGCCACACGCCAAAGTGATCCATTGTGATATTGATGCAGCAGAAATCAACAAACTCCGTGTGGCAAATGTTGCTCTTCAAGGTGATTTAATTCAAGCCTTAGAGGCTTTAAGTATCCCGCTTGAGATTAATGATTGGCGAGCACACATTCAAGCATTGAAAGCCAAACTCGATTTCACTTATATTGACAATGCAGGCAGCCGACCGATTGACCCTTGGTCGTTGCTCAACACGCTTTCTCAGCGTAAACCACAAAATGCGGTGATTTGTACCGATGTGGGCCAACACCAAATGTGGTCTGCACAACATATGCGCCATTTCGCACCAGAAAACTATATTACCTCCGCGGGTTTCGGCACCATGGGATTTGGTTTACCTGCAGCGGTAGGCGCGAAAAAAGCACGCCCTCATGATGAAGTGATTTTGGTAACAGGCGATGGTTCATTGATGATGAACATTCAAGAATTAGGCTCAATCAAACGTGGCAAATTACCGGTAAAAATTTTGCTGTTAGATAACCAACGCCTTGGTATGGTGCGTCAATGGCAAGACCTTTTCTGGAACAAACGCCGTTCAGAAACCATTTTAGAAGATAACCCTGATTTTGTGATGTTGGCAAAAGCCTTTGATATTCCAGCTGAACGCATTGAACAAGCTGACGAAGTAGATGAAGCGCTTAATCGCTTATTAAATAGCGAAACCGCTTATTTGTTACAAGTATGCATTCCACCTGATGAATGTGTATGGCCATTAGTCCCACCGGGTGCGTGCAATGCCGATATGTTGGAGGAAATTTAA